The following are from one region of the Actinomycetota bacterium genome:
- the pyk gene encoding pyruvate kinase, whose protein sequence is MRRTSSMCPPVMSVGDARARGHGPRCSLVGNGVRGSMRRRRHAVTVTQGAISRRGQPGLRRRTKIVATIGPASDAPATMRAMAAAGMDAARVPLAHGSTADAVERIQRIRATVPDLGILADLPGPKIRTSPFPDGGIGVLTGAVLSLVPGDGDGVSAAGRIGVPDAVLLSRLELGDRVAVGDGGVSLVVRDRSGEVVSAEVVSGGRLQGRPGISVPGKRIPVVSPTADDLERLEVLVQHDVDAVAVSFVRSADDIDEVRGAAGKAPIMLVAKIETPEAVADLDDIVAAADAVMVARGDLGVRMPLEDVPHIQKRIIRTGVRYGRPVITATQMLESMVTASTPTRAEVTDVANAVLDGTSAVMLSAETAVGADPVGVVATMARIAARAEQDFDYLGWGANLGTQQVAGGRASPAGITAATTAAGWRAAIEEEAALIIACTRSGATARAISRFRPAMPLVAATPSTRTARQLTLSWGVEALTVDESRSTDDIVWFAVQAAVRAGHAAPGDVVVVLAGSPTEPEPATDTLRLVRIH, encoded by the coding sequence GTGCGCCGGACCTCGTCGATGTGCCCCCCCGTCATGAGTGTGGGTGACGCGCGGGCTCGGGGCCATGGGCCGCGTTGCTCATTGGTGGGAAACGGAGTGCGCGGGTCAATGAGGCGAAGGCGGCATGCTGTGACCGTGACCCAGGGAGCGATCTCGCGCCGCGGGCAACCCGGCCTCAGACGTCGCACGAAGATCGTGGCGACGATCGGGCCTGCGTCGGACGCCCCCGCCACGATGCGGGCGATGGCCGCGGCAGGGATGGATGCCGCGAGAGTGCCGCTCGCGCACGGCTCGACGGCCGACGCCGTCGAGCGCATCCAGCGGATTCGAGCGACGGTTCCCGATCTCGGGATCCTCGCCGACCTGCCGGGCCCGAAGATCCGCACCTCGCCGTTCCCCGACGGTGGGATCGGCGTGCTGACCGGCGCGGTCCTCAGCCTCGTGCCGGGCGATGGCGACGGCGTGAGCGCGGCCGGTCGGATCGGCGTACCCGATGCAGTGTTGCTGTCGAGACTCGAGCTGGGTGACCGGGTCGCGGTCGGTGACGGCGGCGTGTCGCTCGTCGTGCGGGACCGCTCTGGCGAGGTCGTCTCGGCCGAGGTGGTGAGCGGCGGCCGGCTCCAGGGTCGTCCGGGCATCTCGGTGCCGGGCAAGCGGATCCCCGTCGTCAGCCCCACGGCCGACGACCTGGAGCGGCTCGAGGTGCTCGTGCAACACGACGTCGACGCGGTTGCGGTGTCGTTCGTTCGGTCGGCAGACGACATCGACGAGGTCAGGGGTGCCGCGGGCAAGGCACCGATCATGCTGGTCGCCAAGATCGAGACGCCGGAAGCGGTCGCCGACCTCGATGACATCGTGGCGGCGGCCGACGCGGTGATGGTGGCACGCGGCGACCTCGGGGTCCGGATGCCGCTCGAGGATGTCCCGCACATCCAAAAACGCATCATCCGCACGGGAGTGCGCTACGGACGTCCGGTCATCACCGCCACCCAGATGCTCGAGTCGATGGTGACCGCGTCCACTCCCACGCGGGCGGAGGTGACCGACGTCGCGAACGCGGTGCTCGACGGCACGAGCGCCGTCATGCTCTCCGCGGAGACTGCCGTCGGTGCGGACCCGGTCGGCGTCGTCGCCACGATGGCTCGCATCGCGGCGCGGGCGGAGCAGGATTTCGACTACCTGGGGTGGGGTGCCAACCTGGGCACCCAGCAGGTCGCAGGTGGTCGAGCGTCACCTGCCGGGATCACCGCCGCGACAACCGCGGCCGGTTGGCGCGCAGCGATCGAGGAGGAGGCTGCGCTCATCATCGCGTGCACCCGCTCCGGTGCGACTGCCCGCGCCATCTCGCGGTTCCGTCCCGCCATGCCCCTCGTCGCGGCCACTCCCTCGACGAGGACGGCAAGGCAGCTGACGCTGAGCTGGGGCGTCGAAGCCCTCACCGTGGACGAGTCGAGGAGCACCGACGACATCGTGTGGTTCGCGGTCCAGGCCGCGGTGCGGGCGGGTCACGCCGCTCCGGGCGACGTCGTCGTCGTGCTCGCCGGCTCACCGACCGAGCCCGAGCCTGCGACCGACACACTGCGTCTCGTACGCATCCACTGA
- a CDS encoding DUF2277 domain-containing protein, translating into MCRNITTLRGLDPPATTEEVEAAARQYVRKVSGVQQPSEATAAAVDAAVRDIAATTATLLAQLPPRRQPPASLPPLRRPAVRARLGLDR; encoded by the coding sequence ATGTGCCGCAACATCACGACGCTTCGGGGCCTCGATCCACCCGCCACCACCGAGGAGGTCGAGGCCGCGGCGCGACAGTACGTCCGGAAGGTCAGCGGGGTGCAGCAGCCGTCGGAAGCCACCGCCGCCGCAGTTGACGCCGCCGTGCGCGACATCGCAGCCACAACTGCCACCCTTCTGGCGCAGCTGCCGCCGCGCCGGCAGCCGCCTGCCAGCCTGCCGCCGCTGCGGCGCCCGGCAGTGCGGGCCCGGCTCGGTCTCGACCGGTGA
- a CDS encoding FAD-dependent monooxygenase: MDQPEVVVIGAGIAGGALAAVLARSGKRVLVLERTLEHEDRVRGEYMHPWGVAEVHRLGLYDTLIDAGANVLARLIPYDECRSPEEAEAGAVGLALLPGVDGPLGVSHPGACNAFDAAAVASGAELVRGVSDVTVKPGREPVVTYALDGQTTSVMPRLVVGADGRESTVRRRLDFELHATEPRTMGAGMLVDGADEWPESDMVIGSEGGRNFLAFPQGGGRVRLYLFYDVRDRHRLAGPEKQRAFLEAFRLKSFPGGEIFASGTPAGPCGAFPMNDTWVEQPAIDGVVLVGDAAGHSDPLIGEGLSVAMRDVRQVGETLLDGDDWSPAAFAGYVEERDERMRRLRFFADVVTTLSVDVVPGALERRRRADERLMTDPELFMVRAGVFVGPEVTPAELFSDATKDRIFATA, translated from the coding sequence ATGGACCAGCCCGAAGTCGTCGTGATCGGAGCGGGCATCGCCGGAGGGGCCCTTGCCGCGGTTCTCGCCCGGTCCGGCAAGCGCGTGCTCGTGCTCGAGCGCACGCTCGAGCACGAGGACCGGGTGAGGGGCGAGTACATGCACCCGTGGGGCGTGGCCGAGGTGCACCGCCTCGGCCTCTACGACACGCTGATCGACGCGGGGGCGAACGTCCTCGCCCGGCTCATCCCGTACGACGAGTGCCGTTCGCCCGAGGAGGCGGAGGCCGGTGCCGTCGGTCTCGCGCTGCTGCCGGGCGTCGACGGACCGCTCGGCGTCAGCCACCCGGGGGCCTGCAACGCGTTCGACGCCGCCGCCGTCGCGTCCGGCGCCGAGCTCGTCCGGGGCGTGAGCGACGTCACGGTGAAACCCGGCCGAGAGCCGGTCGTCACCTATGCCCTCGACGGACAGACGACGTCGGTGATGCCGCGGCTCGTCGTCGGAGCCGACGGGCGAGAGTCCACCGTGCGGCGCCGGCTCGACTTCGAGCTCCATGCCACCGAGCCCCGGACGATGGGCGCGGGGATGCTGGTCGATGGCGCCGACGAGTGGCCGGAGTCCGACATGGTGATCGGGAGCGAAGGCGGCCGCAACTTCCTGGCCTTCCCCCAGGGCGGTGGGCGCGTCCGCCTCTATCTCTTCTACGACGTCCGCGACCGGCACCGGCTCGCGGGCCCGGAGAAGCAGAGAGCGTTTCTCGAGGCCTTCCGACTGAAGTCGTTCCCGGGTGGAGAGATCTTCGCCTCGGGAACGCCAGCGGGACCGTGCGGCGCGTTCCCGATGAACGACACCTGGGTGGAGCAGCCCGCGATCGACGGCGTGGTGCTCGTCGGCGACGCCGCCGGTCACAGCGACCCGCTCATCGGCGAGGGGCTTTCGGTCGCGATGCGCGACGTGCGTCAGGTCGGCGAGACCCTGCTCGATGGAGACGACTGGTCGCCCGCAGCCTTCGCCGGTTACGTGGAGGAGCGCGACGAGCGGATGCGCCGGCTGCGCTTCTTCGCCGACGTCGTCACGACGTTGAGCGTGGACGTCGTCCCGGGCGCGCTCGAGCGCCGGCGCCGGGCCGACGAGCGGCTCATGACCGACCCGGAGCTGTTCATGGTCCGCGCCGGCGTCTTCGTCGGCCCCGAGGTGACGCCGGCGGAGCTCTTCTCGGACGCGACGAAGGACCGGATCTTTGCGACCGCGTGA
- a CDS encoding exo-alpha-sialidase, translating to MRRLVVIVATGLLVSGCMLRISTDPFTNTTSQHRTQVEPDTFSFGSTVVATFQSGRFFDGGASDIGWATSTDGGSHWTTGFLDGITKYRGAGPYDRASDPSVAYDARHGVWLIAALTLVDSVNPPAGRAVVVSRSTDGLNWGSTPTTVATGTFVDKGWTVCDNSPTSAFYGHCYAEYDEVTAGDRLHMATSVDGGLTWAQATVPAVSGLGGQPVVKPGGAVIVPYLTTGNAVAAIRSINGGASYAGPVTVATVARHPVAGNLRSDPLPTAEIDAAGRVYVAWADCRFRSGCAANDIVMSTSLNGTSWSPVTRVPIDATTSTVDHFIPGLGVDKATSGSSAHLALAYYYYPNASCTSSNCQLAVGFVSSTNGGTTWSSAQQLAGPMSLSSLASTNQGPMVGDYVSTSFSGGKAFPVVAVANPPSNSTLDEAMYTVAGGVAVAGGTASGAGDQVVAAPVPHAARSFMTRA from the coding sequence ATGCGTCGACTGGTAGTGATCGTCGCGACCGGGCTGCTCGTCTCCGGCTGCATGCTCCGGATCAGCACCGACCCGTTCACCAACACGACGAGCCAGCACCGCACCCAGGTCGAGCCGGACACGTTCTCGTTCGGGTCGACCGTCGTGGCGACCTTCCAGTCCGGTCGGTTCTTCGACGGCGGCGCGTCCGACATCGGGTGGGCGACCTCGACCGACGGCGGAAGCCACTGGACGACGGGCTTCCTCGACGGGATCACCAAGTACCGGGGCGCGGGTCCGTACGACCGCGCCAGTGACCCGTCGGTCGCCTACGACGCGCGCCACGGCGTGTGGCTCATCGCCGCCCTCACGCTCGTGGACTCGGTCAATCCGCCTGCGGGCCGGGCGGTCGTGGTCAGCCGCTCGACCGACGGTCTCAACTGGGGGAGCACCCCGACGACCGTCGCGACGGGCACGTTCGTCGACAAGGGCTGGACGGTCTGCGACAACTCCCCGACGAGTGCGTTCTACGGGCACTGCTACGCGGAGTACGACGAGGTCACCGCGGGCGATCGGTTGCACATGGCGACGTCGGTCGACGGCGGGCTGACGTGGGCGCAGGCGACCGTGCCCGCGGTGAGCGGTCTCGGTGGTCAACCCGTGGTCAAGCCGGGCGGCGCGGTGATCGTCCCCTACCTCACTACCGGAAATGCCGTCGCCGCGATCCGCTCGATCAACGGTGGCGCGAGCTACGCAGGACCGGTCACGGTCGCGACCGTTGCCCGACATCCGGTCGCCGGCAATCTGCGCAGCGATCCGCTGCCGACCGCGGAGATCGACGCCGCGGGCCGGGTGTACGTCGCATGGGCGGACTGCCGCTTCCGCAGCGGCTGCGCGGCCAACGACATCGTCATGAGCACGTCGCTCAACGGCACCTCATGGTCGCCGGTGACGCGTGTCCCGATCGACGCGACGACGAGCACGGTCGATCACTTCATCCCCGGTCTCGGCGTCGACAAGGCGACATCGGGGAGCTCCGCCCATCTCGCGCTCGCGTACTACTACTACCCGAACGCGAGCTGCACGAGCTCCAACTGTCAGCTCGCCGTGGGGTTCGTCAGCTCGACCAACGGCGGGACGACATGGAGCTCGGCGCAGCAGCTCGCGGGCCCGATGTCGCTCAGCTCGCTCGCGAGCACCAACCAGGGCCCGATGGTCGGTGACTACGTCTCCACGTCGTTCTCGGGGGGGAAGGCGTTCCCGGTGGTCGCCGTCGCGAACCCACCGAGCAACAGCACCCTCGACGAGGCCATGTACACGGTCGCGGGCGGGGTCGCCGTCGCGGGCGGTACGGCCTCAGGCGCCGGCGATCAGGTCGTGGCTGCGCCCGTGCCGCACGCGGCCCGGTCGTTCATGACGCGCGCGTGA
- a CDS encoding DUF2630 family protein: MEDEDLLERINRLAAEEHRLHEAHVGGGLSDEERARLREVEVGLDLCWDLLRQRRALRNAGLDPSDAATRSEGTVEGYQQ, encoded by the coding sequence GTGGAAGACGAGGATCTGCTCGAGCGCATCAACCGATTGGCGGCCGAGGAGCACCGGCTGCACGAGGCGCACGTCGGCGGTGGTCTCAGCGACGAGGAGCGCGCCCGCCTGCGCGAGGTGGAGGTGGGCCTCGACCTCTGCTGGGACCTGCTGCGGCAGCGTCGGGCGCTCCGCAACGCCGGCCTCGACCCCTCGGACGCGGCGACCAGGAGCGAGGGCACGGTCGAGGGCTACCAGCAGTAA